A section of the Arcobacter roscoffensis genome encodes:
- a CDS encoding TorD/DmsD family molecular chaperone gives MQDNQAINKARALYYNLFANFFVASPDTTTYLELVRLVNVLKENPLEPSSGKALESISSKLDPSSNIALLQEFDELFHNPTSATIRTTASFYDEGIESGKKRVEMINFVAKTKLRRDEKNYYEYEDSIGFIFSLMAQLTDEISQGEKIYENTVHCIFDQILNEFIDEIGKEIYEHEHGNIYKDLMIVLNSFVEFERLYLEVSKPAPKPKQAKEDASCAVEEISEEEKQRRARNKALKALGPKEETPKDIQYDVEEDI, from the coding sequence ATGCAAGATAATCAAGCAATAAACAAAGCAAGAGCACTTTACTACAATCTTTTTGCAAACTTTTTTGTAGCATCTCCTGATACTACAACTTATTTAGAGTTAGTAAGACTAGTAAATGTACTAAAAGAAAATCCTTTAGAACCATCATCAGGAAAAGCCTTAGAGTCTATTTCTTCAAAGTTAGACCCAAGTTCAAATATTGCTTTATTACAAGAGTTTGATGAGTTGTTCCATAATCCAACAAGTGCAACTATTAGAACAACAGCTTCATTTTATGATGAGGGAATTGAATCAGGTAAAAAAAGAGTTGAAATGATTAATTTTGTTGCAAAAACAAAATTAAGAAGAGATGAAAAAAACTATTATGAGTATGAAGACTCAATTGGATTTATTTTTTCATTAATGGCTCAATTAACTGATGAAATTTCTCAAGGTGAAAAAATATATGAAAATACTGTTCATTGTATTTTTGATCAAATTCTAAATGAATTTATAGATGAAATAGGAAAAGAAATATATGAACATGAACATGGAAATATTTATAAAGATTTAATGATTGTTTTAAATTCTTTTGTAGAGTTTGAAAGACTTTATTTAGAAGTTTCAAAACCTGCACCTAAACCAAAACAAGCAAAAGAAGATGCTTCTTGTGCTGTGGAGGAAATATCAGAAGAAGAAAAGCAAAGAAGAGCTAGAAATAAAGCATTAAAGGCTTTAGGACCAAAAGAAGAAACACCAAAAGACATCCAATATGATGTTGAGGAAGATATCTAA
- a CDS encoding Tat pathway signal protein codes for MEQSRREFAKKTAIVTAGAAVAAGTSVLAATGNSSVQDDTNNGVVKGSSRKKEILYRKTAAWEEFYKAAK; via the coding sequence ATGGAACAAAGCAGAAGAGAATTCGCTAAGAAAACTGCAATTGTTACTGCTGGTGCTGCAGTTGCTGCGGGAACTAGTGTATTGGCTGCTACTGGTAATTCATCAGTTCAAGATGATACGAATAATGGTGTTGTAAAAGGGTCTTCTAGAAAGAAAGAGATTCTTTACAGAAAAACTGCAGCGTGGGAAGAATTCTACAAAGCAGCAAAATAA
- a CDS encoding formate dehydrogenase subunit alpha, protein MSANTYETLNAKVGRRSFMKMAAVATAFGVTSSFASTTATRKATEEEIKNPFPGSKMVRSICTACSVGCGVEAEVQNGVWVRQEVAQDHPVSLGGHCCKGADMIDMVRSEVRVKHPMVKRGGKWQRISWDEALDNIANKLESLRQTDGPDSTMFLGSAKFNTEQSYYFRKFAAMFGTNNIDHQARIUHSSTVAGVANTWGYGAMTNSLGDIQNSKAIIIFGANPAVNHPVGFQHFLKAKERNNAKIIVVDPRFTKTAAKADLYAGLRPGTDIPFMYGMLNIIFENGWHDENFIKDRVYGMEDIKKEAKNWPLDRVADVTGVDADLIMQITKLYAQNSPGTLVWAMGLTQHNNGSSNTRIAPIVQLALGNMGIEGGGTNILRGHDNVQGATDMCCLSHTLPGYYGLSDGSWKYFAKMWNVDYEWLKGRFKAPEWMNKKGFTLARWWAGVLGGNPGEDAIHNAGTNLKALFVMANGITSTAQQVKVKEALDNLDIAVFVDPFVNEGAIITDKQDDVYILPAATQFETSGSVTATNRSAQWRDKIIEPMYESKTDHDIMFELAKRLGFYDELTAGMLVRENKKEFTWPEDCTDEIARTIKTIGLTGWTAARLKKHQKNWHMFDEVSMRGYGEMAGEYYGLPWPCWTEDHCGSPLLYNINRSVKDGGMGFRNRFGLEHDGEDLLAGKGSAPKNSVNKDGYPEITRDNIEEVLKIKLTDEEKKKIGKNWKVDTSNIIAEKCMERGIAPYGNAKARAKVWTFADPIPLHREPLHSPRQDLVGKYPTFADKKDHYRVDTRYISEQNAEEWVKEFPINLVTGRLVNMNGAGMENRASKYLAKLTPEMFCDINPDLAGRHGIRDGAMMWIHSPNNTKIKVKAKYSHSVADDRVFLPFHFSGVMQGVDLSHKYPEGTLPFAIGDNANIVTNYGYDIVTQIPETKGGLCRIERA, encoded by the coding sequence ATGTCAGCAAATACATATGAAACTCTAAATGCAAAAGTAGGTAGAAGGTCATTTATGAAAATGGCTGCAGTAGCTACTGCATTTGGTGTTACATCGTCTTTTGCAAGTACTACAGCAACAAGAAAAGCTACTGAGGAAGAGATTAAAAATCCATTCCCTGGTTCAAAGATGGTTAGATCTATCTGTACAGCTTGTTCAGTTGGTTGTGGTGTAGAAGCGGAAGTACAAAATGGTGTATGGGTAAGACAAGAAGTAGCTCAAGATCACCCTGTATCACTTGGAGGTCACTGTTGTAAAGGTGCCGATATGATTGATATGGTTAGATCGGAAGTTAGAGTTAAACACCCAATGGTTAAAAGAGGTGGAAAATGGCAAAGAATTTCTTGGGATGAAGCATTAGACAATATCGCTAATAAGCTTGAATCTTTAAGACAAACAGATGGGCCAGATTCAACAATGTTTTTAGGATCAGCGAAATTTAATACTGAGCAATCATATTACTTTAGAAAATTCGCTGCAATGTTTGGAACTAATAATATAGATCACCAAGCTAGAATTTGACATAGCTCAACAGTTGCCGGGGTGGCAAACACATGGGGTTATGGTGCTATGACAAATTCTTTAGGGGATATTCAAAACTCTAAGGCGATCATTATTTTTGGAGCAAATCCAGCGGTTAATCACCCAGTTGGTTTCCAGCACTTCTTAAAAGCAAAAGAGAGAAACAACGCAAAAATTATTGTTGTTGATCCAAGATTTACTAAAACTGCTGCAAAAGCAGATTTATATGCAGGTTTAAGACCTGGTACAGACATTCCATTTATGTATGGTATGTTAAATATTATTTTTGAAAACGGATGGCATGACGAAAACTTTATTAAAGATAGAGTTTACGGAATGGAAGACATTAAAAAAGAGGCTAAAAACTGGCCACTTGATAGAGTTGCTGATGTAACTGGTGTTGATGCTGATTTAATTATGCAAATCACTAAGTTATATGCTCAAAATTCTCCTGGTACATTAGTATGGGCTATGGGTTTAACGCAACACAATAATGGTTCTTCAAATACAAGAATTGCTCCAATCGTTCAATTAGCTCTTGGTAACATGGGTATTGAAGGTGGTGGAACAAACATCTTAAGAGGTCACGATAACGTTCAGGGTGCTACTGATATGTGTTGTTTATCACACACATTACCAGGATACTATGGATTAAGTGATGGTTCATGGAAATATTTCGCAAAAATGTGGAATGTTGATTATGAATGGTTAAAAGGAAGATTTAAAGCTCCTGAATGGATGAATAAAAAAGGTTTCACACTTGCTAGATGGTGGGCTGGAGTTCTTGGTGGTAATCCAGGAGAAGATGCTATTCATAATGCAGGTACAAACTTAAAAGCTTTATTTGTTATGGCAAATGGTATTACATCAACTGCACAACAAGTAAAAGTAAAAGAAGCCTTAGATAATTTAGATATCGCAGTATTTGTTGACCCATTTGTAAATGAGGGTGCAATTATTACTGATAAGCAAGATGATGTTTATATCTTACCTGCTGCAACTCAATTTGAAACTAGTGGTTCTGTAACTGCTACAAATAGATCAGCACAGTGGAGAGATAAAATTATTGAGCCAATGTATGAGTCAAAAACTGACCACGACATTATGTTTGAATTAGCTAAAAGACTTGGATTCTATGATGAATTAACAGCAGGTATGTTAGTTAGAGAGAATAAAAAAGAGTTTACTTGGCCTGAAGATTGTACAGATGAAATTGCTAGAACAATCAAAACAATTGGTTTAACTGGTTGGACGGCTGCAAGACTTAAAAAACATCAAAAGAACTGGCATATGTTCGATGAAGTATCTATGAGAGGATACGGAGAAATGGCTGGTGAGTACTATGGTTTACCATGGCCTTGTTGGACTGAGGATCATTGTGGATCTCCATTATTATACAACATTAACAGAAGTGTTAAAGATGGTGGTATGGGATTCAGAAATAGATTTGGACTTGAGCACGACGGTGAAGATTTATTAGCAGGAAAAGGTTCAGCACCTAAAAACTCTGTAAATAAAGATGGTTATCCTGAAATTACAAGAGATAACATTGAAGAAGTACTTAAGATTAAGTTAACAGATGAAGAGAAAAAGAAAATTGGTAAAAACTGGAAAGTTGATACTTCAAATATTATTGCTGAAAAATGTATGGAAAGAGGAATTGCTCCTTATGGAAATGCAAAAGCAAGAGCAAAAGTATGGACATTCGCAGACCCAATTCCTTTACATAGAGAGCCATTACACTCTCCAAGACAAGATTTAGTTGGAAAATACCCAACGTTTGCAGATAAGAAAGATCACTATAGAGTTGATACTAGATATATCTCTGAGCAAAATGCAGAAGAATGGGTTAAAGAATTCCCAATTAACTTAGTTACGGGAAGACTTGTAAATATGAATGGTGCTGGTATGGAAAATAGAGCATCTAAGTATTTAGCTAAATTAACTCCAGAAATGTTCTGTGATATTAATCCAGACTTAGCTGGAAGACACGGTATTAGAGATGGTGCTATGATGTGGATTCATTCGCCAAACAATACTAAGATTAAAGTTAAAGCAAAATACAGCCACAGTGTAGCTGATGATAGAGTATTCTTGCCATTCCACTTCTCGGGTGTAATGCAAGGTGTAGATTTATCTCACAAATACCCTGAGGGAACACTACCATTTGCAATCGGTGATAATGCAAATATTGTAACTAACTATGGTTATGATATTGTTACGCAGATCCCTGAAACAAAAGGTGGTTTATGTAGAATTGAAAGAGCCTAG
- the fdh3B gene encoding formate dehydrogenase FDH3 subunit beta, with the protein MSSNNLKVDFSSMRFYCDENRCIHCDGCSVACAEAHELPVEISRRKVITVNEGKQGEEFSMSVACMHCTDAPCEQVCPVDCFYIREDGIVLHDKDKCIGCSYCLYACPFGAPQFPKNGAFGTKGVMDKCTMCAGGPDETNSEHERHLYGQNRISEGKVPVCAAMCSTKALLVGDSESISNIYRERVLSFGHGVQTAPKPYGWDKAYGK; encoded by the coding sequence ATGAGTAGTAATAATTTAAAAGTAGATTTCTCAAGTATGAGGTTTTACTGTGATGAAAACAGATGTATCCATTGTGATGGTTGTTCTGTTGCTTGTGCCGAAGCTCACGAATTACCAGTAGAAATTTCTAGAAGAAAAGTAATAACAGTAAATGAAGGTAAGCAAGGCGAAGAGTTCTCTATGTCTGTTGCTTGTATGCATTGTACTGATGCCCCTTGTGAGCAAGTTTGTCCAGTTGATTGTTTCTACATCAGAGAAGACGGAATTGTTTTACATGATAAAGATAAGTGTATTGGATGTTCATATTGTCTATACGCTTGTCCTTTTGGAGCTCCTCAGTTCCCTAAAAATGGTGCATTTGGTACAAAGGGAGTTATGGACAAATGTACTATGTGTGCAGGTGGTCCTGATGAAACAAACTCTGAGCACGAAAGACATTTATATGGACAAAACAGAATCTCAGAAGGTAAAGTTCCAGTTTGTGCAGCAATGTGTTCAACAAAAGCTTTACTAGTTGGTGATTCTGAATCTATCTCTAATATTTATAGAGAAAGAGTTCTATCTTTCGGGCACGGTGTTCAAACAGCTCCTAAACCGTACGGATGGGATAAAGCATATGGAAAATAA
- a CDS encoding cytochrome b/b6 domain-containing protein, whose translation MENKSFLSEYKAYLIIGLLFVVLTYWYFWLATIADINYVYNFLLQIAQGNFTGQVIPYESLTKYEQMEVTLFGPEYDAIAPEVVRAFEERQHLLPIVFTVEFFLFLTMFIVAKGRKQAKITRHDDKVQVYSVFQRIVILLNIVIMMYLFITGFSITFGNWTGGGEIARFMRATHEIVGVGWIPVWLLMTIIAFKDHKFFIRPSVKIWNKIFLRGKYKHMDRINYYMYAAFGSKLVISGFIIWWMFPDAANHAETIQFKRFILFIHFMGSAIISFFTFETVYSYFVSVKGYIPGVITGKLPVEYLEQLRPDVLEEENLRK comes from the coding sequence ATGGAAAATAAGAGTTTTCTTAGCGAATATAAAGCCTATTTAATTATAGGCTTACTATTCGTAGTTCTTACTTATTGGTATTTTTGGTTAGCAACAATTGCGGATATAAACTATGTTTATAACTTCTTGTTGCAAATAGCACAGGGTAATTTTACTGGTCAAGTAATTCCATATGAGTCATTAACTAAATATGAACAAATGGAAGTTACATTATTTGGTCCAGAGTATGATGCAATCGCACCTGAAGTAGTTAGAGCATTTGAAGAAAGACAACATTTACTGCCAATAGTTTTTACTGTGGAGTTTTTCTTATTTTTAACAATGTTCATTGTTGCAAAGGGTAGAAAGCAAGCTAAAATTACAAGACATGATGACAAAGTACAAGTTTACTCTGTATTTCAAAGAATTGTAATTTTATTAAATATAGTTATTATGATGTATCTATTTATCACAGGTTTTTCAATTACATTTGGAAACTGGACAGGTGGTGGAGAGATTGCAAGATTTATGAGAGCAACGCATGAAATAGTTGGTGTTGGTTGGATTCCAGTTTGGTTACTGATGACAATTATCGCATTTAAAGATCATAAATTTTTCATAAGACCAAGTGTTAAAATTTGGAATAAAATTTTCTTAAGAGGAAAATACAAGCATATGGATAGAATTAACTACTATATGTATGCTGCATTTGGATCAAAACTAGTTATTAGTGGATTTATCATTTGGTGGATGTTCCCCGATGCTGCAAATCATGCTGAAACTATTCAGTTCAAAAGATTTATTCTATTTATTCACTTTATGGGAAGTGCGATTATTTCGTTCTTTACATTTGAAACAGTATATTCATACTTTGTATCTGTAAAAGGATACATCCCTGGAGTAATCACAGGAAAATTACCAGTTGAGTATCTAGAGCAGTTAAGACCTGATGTTCTAGAAGAAGAGAATTTAAGAAAATAG
- the fdhD gene encoding formate dehydrogenase accessory sulfurtransferase FdhD, whose product MDNTKYLKTVVIDKLIENEATEIEDVTIDESRLNLYLNGEKTISMMTIPKDQDAHAIGFLMSENVISSIDDIEDIKISEEGLRVDVKAKINEESLQNLYKEKTLTSGCGGGVTGTEATELVIPFNQTAFKIKPQTISDEIRIFYRESELYNLTGCVHKAMIYLLDGTTVTAEDIGRHNAIDKAIGKCKLQKLDTIKSVLFVSGRLSSEMVTKAVMHRIPIIVSRTAPTYLGVQTAHKHGITLIGFARGKKMNLYTHQGRIDV is encoded by the coding sequence ATGGACAACACTAAATATTTAAAAACAGTAGTAATAGACAAACTTATAGAAAATGAAGCAACTGAAATCGAAGATGTGACGATTGATGAGTCACGATTAAACTTATATTTAAATGGAGAAAAAACCATATCAATGATGACAATTCCAAAAGATCAAGATGCACACGCCATTGGCTTCTTGATGAGTGAGAATGTAATTTCTTCTATTGATGATATTGAAGATATAAAAATAAGTGAAGAGGGATTAAGAGTTGATGTAAAAGCGAAAATCAATGAAGAATCACTTCAAAATTTATATAAAGAAAAAACACTTACTTCTGGTTGCGGTGGGGGAGTTACAGGTACAGAAGCTACTGAGCTTGTAATTCCTTTTAATCAAACGGCATTTAAAATTAAACCCCAAACAATTTCAGATGAAATTAGAATATTTTACAGAGAAAGTGAACTATATAATCTAACAGGTTGTGTTCATAAAGCAATGATTTACTTACTTGATGGAACAACAGTAACAGCAGAAGATATAGGAAGACACAATGCAATTGATAAAGCAATTGGTAAGTGTAAATTACAAAAACTTGACACTATAAAGTCAGTTTTATTTGTATCTGGAAGATTAAGTTCAGAGATGGTTACAAAAGCAGTAATGCACAGAATTCCTATAATTGTTTCAAGAACAGCACCTACTTATCTTGGTGTTCAAACAGCACATAAACATGGAATAACACTTATTGGTTTTGCAAGGGGTAAAAAGATGAATCTTTATACTCACCAAGGAAGAATTGATGTCTAG
- a CDS encoding ModE family transcriptional regulator yields MSSLDEVQKELLFTNLDEEGKLSCLKAFKVARLIGKHPKQMAKITNEYGVKITNCELGVFGKLRFESSSDKVYNRLQENYMGHKRLECKVLWDEAQKSTLNTVGSTVKNSDIQVTHCQLGIFRERRGNHGSKS; encoded by the coding sequence ATGTCTAGTTTAGATGAAGTTCAAAAAGAACTTTTATTTACAAATTTAGATGAAGAAGGAAAACTATCTTGTCTAAAGGCTTTTAAGGTTGCAAGACTTATTGGAAAGCATCCAAAACAAATGGCAAAAATTACAAATGAGTATGGTGTTAAAATCACTAACTGTGAGTTAGGTGTTTTTGGGAAACTGAGATTTGAAAGTTCTAGTGATAAGGTTTACAATAGATTACAAGAGAATTACATGGGGCATAAAAGATTAGAGTGTAAAGTTTTATGGGATGAAGCACAAAAATCAACACTTAATACTGTGGGCTCAACTGTAAAAAATTCTGATATTCAAGTAACTCATTGTCAGCTAGGAATATTTAGAGAAAGAAGAGGAAACCATGGAAGTAAAAGTTAA
- a CDS encoding winged helix-turn-helix domain-containing protein: MEVKVKVWIDDDENNLVFGGGKTEVLKYIDQTGSISKAAKIVGMNYKKAWTHIKILEEHIEDELVHTKKGRGEDSGSSLTPKAREIVDTYEILQEDIKEYAKKRFDELFLKDNKEIIKVKGECCDKA, translated from the coding sequence ATGGAAGTAAAAGTTAAAGTTTGGATTGATGATGACGAAAACAACTTGGTTTTTGGTGGTGGTAAAACAGAAGTTTTAAAATATATAGATCAAACTGGTTCTATTTCTAAAGCAGCTAAAATCGTAGGTATGAACTATAAAAAAGCATGGACTCATATAAAAATACTTGAAGAGCATATAGAAGATGAACTTGTACATACTAAAAAAGGTAGGGGTGAGGATAGTGGAAGTTCTCTTACTCCAAAAGCAAGGGAAATTGTTGATACTTATGAAATTCTACAAGAAGATATAAAAGAGTATGCAAAAAAAAGATTTGATGAGCTGTTTTTGAAAGATAATAAAGAGATTATAAAAGTAAAAGGTGAATGTTGTGATAAAGCTTAA
- a CDS encoding cysteine desulfurase has protein sequence MIKLNSLQYTNMQNLHINSDLSLSVLSNNESYLDLKKEFISKYSKTNLTTFSFDKDGFLGLFLELSKKGKIAVCKGETHSVYEAAKTFESLGFELLWLDLLKNGKVDTKKIESENIDFLFLSSYVMDTFVKTNLEEIKELTSAKIISNASASFSEHSDAVYFDSYKLTGFTTSGVLLFDGELFEEKSFGFIDSIAVNTIFEALKAQSFESSIKHSFKDELENALGDNLYYFVDSNDTLDYSFHFALKGIKARELIRTLSLDEIHITNGEGCSLGLSKPSRIIQAMGYDETTSRNALSLTFCEKLDANIIEKVAKIIAKKYRQIKVLNEQ, from the coding sequence GTGATAAAGCTTAACTCTTTGCAGTATACAAATATGCAAAATTTGCATATAAATAGTGATTTGTCATTAAGTGTATTAAGTAATAATGAAAGCTATTTAGATTTAAAAAAAGAGTTTATATCTAAATATTCTAAAACTAATTTAACAACTTTTAGTTTTGATAAAGATGGTTTTTTAGGACTTTTTTTAGAGCTTTCAAAAAAAGGAAAGATAGCTGTTTGTAAAGGTGAAACACATAGTGTTTATGAAGCAGCAAAGACATTTGAGTCTTTAGGTTTTGAACTTTTATGGCTGGATTTATTAAAAAATGGAAAAGTAGATACAAAAAAAATAGAAAGTGAAAATATTGACTTTTTATTTCTTTCATCATATGTGATGGACACTTTTGTAAAAACAAATTTAGAAGAAATCAAAGAACTTACCAGTGCAAAGATTATATCAAATGCAAGTGCAAGTTTTAGTGAACATAGTGATGCTGTATATTTTGACTCTTATAAATTAACTGGTTTTACTACATCTGGTGTTTTACTTTTTGATGGTGAATTATTTGAAGAAAAGTCTTTTGGTTTTATAGATAGTATTGCTGTAAATACTATATTTGAAGCTTTAAAAGCTCAAAGTTTTGAAAGCTCAATAAAACACAGTTTTAAAGATGAACTTGAAAATGCACTTGGAGATAATCTATACTATTTTGTTGATTCAAATGATACTTTAGATTATTCATTTCATTTTGCATTAAAAGGCATAAAAGCAAGAGAGCTTATAAGAACTCTTAGTTTAGATGAAATACATATTACAAATGGTGAAGGATGTAGCTTAGGTTTATCAAAACCTTCAAGAATTATCCAAGCTATGGGCTATGATGAAACTACAAGTAGAAATGCTTTGTCTCTTACTTTTTGTGAAAAGTTAGATGCAAATATTATTGAAAAAGTAGCAAAAATAATTGCTAAAAAATATAGACAAATAAAGGTTTTAAATGAGCAATAA
- a CDS encoding molybdopterin molybdotransferase MoeA: MSNKLRYLDFEEAVKRSLDLAKATSFTEIIPLANAIGRVVSEDVLCVKNLPAFNNSAMDGFAIKASDAGKTLNINKVIYAGDKGEAVKESLWDNECYKIMTGAKVPSDVDTIIPIENCFDVTDKTVRVPENIKEGANLRLKGEEQKEGNVLFEKGEIITSSHVTLLASQGLTMIKVFKKISIAVVSTGNELKEPWESSDEEEIYNCNSYALVSLLTENGFDATYSGVIPDSLEASKEFISNMKNYDVIITTGGISMGDADFVGQAFLDNGLETAFHGVNVKPGRPIMMGKMENTIVMCLPGNPLTAMVNMHLFAVPVLHKLQGSSSFYHDVNFAMNHQDFKTKQGRVNVVLGTCENGGFKVTRNNKYGSGMITALYESNSILVTREETSGIDVGQEVYVIKFNNKLVKKQTNIFN, from the coding sequence ATGAGCAATAAATTAAGATATTTAGATTTTGAAGAAGCAGTTAAAAGAAGTTTAGATTTAGCAAAGGCTACAAGTTTTACAGAGATTATTCCTTTAGCAAATGCAATTGGTAGAGTTGTTAGTGAAGATGTACTTTGTGTTAAGAATCTTCCTGCTTTTAATAACTCAGCAATGGATGGTTTTGCAATTAAAGCAAGTGATGCAGGAAAAACACTAAACATAAATAAAGTGATTTATGCAGGTGATAAGGGTGAAGCTGTAAAAGAATCACTTTGGGATAATGAATGTTACAAGATTATGACAGGTGCAAAAGTACCTAGTGATGTTGATACGATTATTCCTATTGAAAACTGCTTTGATGTAACAGATAAAACAGTTAGAGTTCCTGAAAATATAAAAGAGGGTGCAAATTTAAGACTAAAAGGTGAAGAGCAAAAAGAAGGAAATGTTTTATTTGAAAAAGGTGAGATTATTACTTCTTCTCATGTGACACTTTTAGCATCACAAGGTCTTACAATGATTAAGGTTTTCAAAAAAATCTCAATTGCTGTTGTATCAACTGGAAATGAGTTAAAAGAGCCATGGGAAAGTAGTGATGAAGAAGAGATTTATAACTGTAATTCTTATGCTTTAGTGTCATTACTTACTGAAAATGGTTTTGATGCAACTTACAGTGGAGTAATACCTGATAGCTTAGAAGCTTCAAAAGAGTTTATTTCAAATATGAAAAACTATGATGTAATTATTACAACTGGTGGTATTTCTATGGGAGATGCTGATTTTGTAGGTCAAGCTTTTTTAGATAATGGTTTAGAAACTGCATTTCATGGAGTAAATGTAAAACCTGGACGTCCAATAATGATGGGAAAAATGGAAAATACTATTGTGATGTGTTTACCAGGTAACCCACTTACTGCGATGGTAAATATGCACTTATTTGCAGTACCTGTTTTACATAAACTACAAGGAAGTAGTAGTTTTTATCATGATGTGAATTTTGCTATGAATCATCAAGATTTCAAAACAAAGCAAGGAAGAGTAAATGTAGTACTTGGAACTTGTGAAAATGGAGGTTTTAAGGTAACAAGAAATAATAAATATGGTTCAGGAATGATAACAGCACTGTATGAGAGTAATTCTATACTTGTGACTAGGGAAGAGACATCAGGTATAGATGTAGGTCAAGAGGTTTATGTTATTAAATTTAATAACAAATTAGTAAAAAAACAAACAAATATATTTAATTAG